Proteins from one Streptomyces sp. NBC_00390 genomic window:
- a CDS encoding Lrp/AsnC family transcriptional regulator — protein sequence MEELDRQIVELLVKDGRMSYTDLGKATGLSTSAVHQRVRRLEQRGVIRGYAAVVDPESVGLPLTAFISVKPFDPSAPDDIAERLAGVPEIEACHSVAGDENYILKVRVSTPHELEELLSRIRSLSGVSTRTTVVLSTPYEARPPRI from the coding sequence ATGGAGGAGCTGGATCGTCAGATCGTGGAATTGCTCGTCAAGGACGGGCGGATGAGCTACACCGACCTGGGCAAGGCCACGGGCCTGTCCACCTCGGCGGTGCATCAGCGCGTCCGCCGCCTGGAGCAGCGGGGCGTCATCCGCGGCTATGCCGCCGTCGTCGACCCCGAGTCGGTGGGGCTGCCGCTCACCGCGTTCATCTCGGTGAAACCCTTCGACCCCAGCGCTCCCGACGACATCGCCGAACGGCTCGCCGGCGTCCCCGAGATCGAGGCCTGTCACAGCGTGGCCGGCGACGAGAACTACATCCTCAAGGTGCGCGTTTCCACCCCGCACGAGCTGGAGGAGCTGCTCAGCCGCATCCGCTCCCTGTCCGGGGTGTCCACACGCACCACGGTCGTGCTGTCCACCCCGTACGAGGCACGTCCGCCGCGTATCTAG